The following are encoded together in the Lagopus muta isolate bLagMut1 chromosome Z, bLagMut1 primary, whole genome shotgun sequence genome:
- the LOC125686691 gene encoding uncharacterized protein LOC125686691 — protein sequence MPSSHEGTESIHISGVTGGSQELTVLEAEISLTGKDWQKHPIVTGPGAPCILGIDYLRRGHFKDPKGYRWAFGIAAVDTDNIKQLSVLPGLSEDPSVVGLLRVKEQQVPIATKVVHRRQYRTNRDSLLPIHKLIRQLESQGVISKTHSPFNSPIWPVRKASGEWRLTVDYRGLNEVTPPLSAAVPDMLELQYELESKAAKWYATIDIANAFFSIPLAKECKPQFAFTWRGIQYTWNRLPQGWKHSPTICHGLIQTVLEQGSAPEHLQYIDDIIVWGDTAQEVFTKGERMIHILLSAGFAIKRSKVKGPAQEIQFLGIKWQDGRRHIPTDVIDKITAMSPPTSKRETQSFLGAVGFWRMHVPNYSLIVSPLYYVTRMRNEFTWGPEQQQAFEQIKQEIARAVALGPVRTGQGIKNILYTAAGENGPTWSLWQRASGETRGRPLGFWSRAYRGSEEHYTPTEKEILAAYEGVRAASEVVGTETQLLLAPRLPVLNWMFKGKVPSTHHATDATWSKWIALITQRARMGNLSRPGILEVIMDWPEGKKFGTPPAEEVSRAKEAPPYNELPENEKKYALFTDGSCRIVGKHRRWKSAVWSPTRRVAEATEGKGESSQFAEVKAVQLALDVAERERWPMLYLYTDSWMVANALWGWLQQWEQNNWQRRGKPIWAAELWKDIAARTKTMVVKVRHVDAHVPKSRATEEQQNNHQVDRAARIEVAQIDLDWQNKGELFLARWAHETSGHQGRDATYKWARDRGVDLTMDAIAQVIHNCETCAIIKQAKRMKPLWEEGRWQKYKYGEAWQIDYITLPRSRNGKHYVLTMVEATTGWLETYAVPHATARNTILGLEKQVLWRHGTPERIESDNGTHFKNSLVNTWAKDHGIQWIYHIPYHAPASGKIERYNGLLKTMLKALGGGTFKHWEKHLAEATWLVNTRGSINRDGPNQSSSLHTVEGDKVPVVHVKNMLGKAVWVLPASGKGKPLRGTVFAQGPGSTWWVMQKNGDVQCVPQGNLMPGECSY from the coding sequence atgccctcgagtcatgaagggacagaatcaatccatatttctggagtgaccgggggctctcaagaattgactgtgttggaggccgagataagcctcactggtaaggactggcaaaaacatcctattgtgacgggcccaggggctccatgtatactagggattgattatctcagaagggggcatttcaaggatcctaaggggtatcgatgggcctttggaatagctgctgtggacacagacaacattaagcagctgtctgttttgcctggcctgtcagaagatccatctgttgtggggctgctgcgagtaaaagagcaacaggtaccgattgctacaaaagtggtgcacaggcgtcagtaccgcaccaacagggattctttgctccccattcataagttaattcgtcaactagagagccagggagtgatcagcaaaactcactcgccttttaacagccccatatggccagtgcgtaaagccagtggagaatggaggctgacggtggactaccgtggcctgaatgaagtcacacccccactgagtgctgctgtgccggacatgttagaactccagtatgaactggagtcaaaagcggccaaatggtatgccaccattgacattgctaatgccttcttttccattcctttggccaaagaatgtaagccacagtttgctttcacatggaggggcattcagtatacctggaaccgtttgccccaggggtggaaacacagcccgaccatttgccatgggttgatccaaactgtattggaacagggcagtgctcctgagcacctgcagtacattgatgacatcattgtgtggggtgatacagcacaagaagtcttcacaaaaggagagaggatgatccatattcttctgagtgctggttttgctattaagcgaagcaaagtgaaaggacctgcccaggagattcagttcctaggtataaagtggcaagatggccgtcgtcacattccgacagacgtgatcgacaaaatcactgctatgtctccacccactagcaaaagagagacacaatcttttctgggtgcagtgggcttttggagaatgcatgttccaaactacagcctcattgtaagccccctttattatgtgacgcgaatgagaaatgagtttacatggggccctgagcagcagcaggcttttgaacagattaaacaggagatagcccgcgccgtggccctagggccagtacggactggacagggtataaagaacatcctctacactgctgctggagagaacggtcccacttggagtttgtggcaaagagcctcaggagagaccagaggccgacccctgggattctggagtcgggcatacagagggtctgaagagcactacactccaactgagaaggagatcttagccgcttatgaaggggttcgggctgcttccgaagtagtcggtactgaaacacagctccttctggcacctcgactgccagtgctgaactggatgtttaaaggaaaggttccctccacccatcatgctactgatgccacttggagtaagtggattgcactgattacacaacgagcacggatggggaacctcagtcgtccaggaatcctagaagtcatcatggactggcctgaaggtaagaagtttggaacaccaccagcagaagaagtatcacgtgctaaagaagccccaccatacaatgaactaccagagaatgaaaagaaatatgccctgttcacagatggatcgtgtcgtattgtgggaaagcatcgcagatggaaatctgctgtgtggagccccacacgacgagttgcagaggccactgaagggaaaggcgaatcaagccaatttgcagaggtaaaggctgtccaactggccttagatgtcgctgaacgggagaggtggccaatgctctatctttacactgactcatggatggtagcaaatgccttatgggggtggttacagcagtgggagcaaaataactggcaaagaaggggtaaacctatttgggctgctgaactgtggaaagacattgctgcccgaacaaagactatggttgtaaaggtgcgccatgtagatgctcatgtgcccaagagtcgggctactgaagaacagcaaaataaccatcaggtagaccgagctgccagaattgaggtggctcaaatagacctggactggcagaacaagggtgaattatttctggctcggtgggcccatgagacctcaggtcatcaagggagagatgcaacatacaaatgggctagagaccgaggggtggacttaactatggatgccattgcgCAGGtcattcataactgtgaaacatgtgccatcatcaaacaagccaagaggatgaaacctctgtgggaggaagggcgatggcaaaagtacaaatatggggaggcctGGCAgattgattatatcaccttaccacgatctcgcaatggtaagcattatgtgcttactatggtggaggcaaccactgggtggcttgaaacatatgcagtaccccatgctaccgcccgaaacaccatactgggtctcgagaaacaagtcctgtggcgacatggcaccccagaaaggattgagtcagataatgggactcatttcaaaaattctcttgtaaatacttgggccaaagatcatggcattcAGTGGATTTACCAcattccctatcatgcaccagcctctggtaaaattgaacgatacaatggattgttaaaaacgatgctaaaagcactgggtggcggaacatttaagcactgggagaagcatttggcagaagccacctggttagtcaataccagaggatctattaatcgtgatggtcctaaccaatccagttcactacataccgtagagggagataaagtcccagttgtacatgtaaagaacatgttaggaaaggcagtttgggttcttccagcttctggaaagggcaaacctctccgtggtacagtttttgcccagggaccaggatccacttggtgggtaatgcagaagaatggggatgtccagtgtgtaccacaaggaaacttgatgccgggggagtgcagttactaa